In Bradyrhizobium sp. 195, the sequence GCGGCTTGAACGGAAGCACGCGCAGGCCGCGCTGCGTGAAGGCGCGCGCGAGTCCGGCGACGATGAGCGATTTGCCCACGTCCGAGCCGGCCCCCTGGATCATCAATGTGCGCGCCATAGAATTCAGAACTCGACGCCGGCCTGCGCCTTGATGCCGGAGCGGAAGGGATGCTTGACCAGGGTCATCTCGGTGACGAGATCGGCGATCTCGATCAGCTCGTCCTTGGCGTTGCGCCCGGTGAGCACGACATGGGTCATCGCAGGCTTTTGCGTCGTCAGGAATTCGACGATCTCGGCGATATCGAGATAGTCGTAGCGCAGCGCGATGTTGATCTCGTCGAGCACGACCATGCGCAAGCTCTCGTCGAGGATCAGCTCCTTGGCCTTCTCCCAGCCGGCGCGCGCCGCGGCGATGTCGCGGGCGCGGTCCTGCGTCTCCCAGGTAAAGCCTTCGCCCATCGCGTGGAACTGGCAGAGGTCGCCGAAATGGCCGGTCAGCAGGCGCCGCTCGCCGGTATCCCAGGCACCCTTGATGAACTGCACGACCGCGCAGGGGAAGCCATGGGCGACGCAGCGGACGATCATGCCGAAGGCCGAGGACGACTTGCCCTTGCCGGCGCCGGTGTGGACGATGATCAGTCCCTTTTCGCCGCTCTTGGTCGCCATGATCTTGTCGCGGGCGGCCTTCTTCTTCGCCATTTTCTGGGCGTGCCGGGCGTCGGTTTCCTCGGCTGTTTGGGTATCCGGTTCAGGCGTCATCGGTCCCGGTCCTTCGGCTTGACAAGAGGCGGCCACCGGCAAATGGTGGCCCGGCGTTGGTTCCTGTCCTATGACAGGCGAAGAGGGAATGCGATAGGGTCCGAATCGGCAAGATTTGGGTCCAAACTGCAGCCGCCCCCGCGACCGTGACCGGAGAGATGCCCGAAGCCACTGATTCCCTTTGGAATCGGGAAGGCGGGGATCGAAGGGCAAGACCCTGCTCCGCAAGCCGGGAGACCTGCCA encodes:
- the cobO gene encoding cob(I)yrinic acid a,c-diamide adenosyltransferase — translated: MTPEPDTQTAEETDARHAQKMAKKKAARDKIMATKSGEKGLIIVHTGAGKGKSSSAFGMIVRCVAHGFPCAVVQFIKGAWDTGERRLLTGHFGDLCQFHAMGEGFTWETQDRARDIAAARAGWEKAKELILDESLRMVVLDEINIALRYDYLDIAEIVEFLTTQKPAMTHVVLTGRNAKDELIEIADLVTEMTLVKHPFRSGIKAQAGVEF